One window of Methylococcus sp. EFPC2 genomic DNA carries:
- a CDS encoding NuoM family protein, producing the protein MHTSHLPVLSLLIFLPIAAGAGLLALRDQKLARTAALAAAAVELLLSILACGLFDADLTGMQLIERQTWIPTLHIDYFLGVDGVSLPFLPLNALLTVGVIAASWTGTQQRSRAYFALLLVLEGITQGIYCSLDLGLFFMFWELTLVPLFFLISLWGVGPRRRHAATQYVLFMLAGGVPLLVAFILLALNNASEAGSPARLGLSFDYLNLLQTPIPLEQQTVIFLLLLLGFGIKAPFFPFHVWLPNVALEGPVGVSALLMGLKLGLFGILRYAVPLAPQAANHCRGLLIALGVAGALYGALLALRQSNLRRLLAYSGVSHVGFVMIGVAALNLQGLQGAVFQLVNFGIVSSGLMLIAGFLQRRLGSTDLASLGGIARPMPRLAALFFVLGLASLGVPGTNGFAAEHLILIGAFRSQTGLGLAGLLAVILGAAYFLDYYRRAFLGPVVRPGVANAADLLPRELWLAGTLAVMSLLLGLFPLGLLRLSEQPLTTLVARLETGTPITLADAIQDRGHPTLKP; encoded by the coding sequence TTGCATACATCACACCTTCCCGTCCTCAGTCTGCTGATCTTCCTGCCCATCGCGGCGGGTGCCGGCCTGCTGGCCTTGCGGGATCAAAAGCTGGCCCGCACGGCTGCCCTGGCCGCCGCCGCCGTCGAGCTTCTGCTCAGCATCCTGGCCTGTGGGCTTTTCGATGCCGACCTGACGGGCATGCAGCTGATCGAGCGCCAGACCTGGATACCGACGCTGCATATCGATTACTTCCTCGGCGTGGACGGCGTTTCGCTGCCCTTTCTTCCGCTGAATGCCCTGCTGACGGTCGGCGTGATAGCGGCGTCGTGGACCGGCACCCAGCAACGGTCACGGGCTTATTTCGCGCTATTGCTGGTGCTGGAAGGCATCACCCAGGGGATTTATTGCTCGCTCGATCTGGGGCTGTTTTTCATGTTCTGGGAACTGACCCTGGTGCCGCTGTTCTTCCTCATTTCCCTCTGGGGCGTGGGCCCCAGGCGCCGCCATGCGGCGACCCAATATGTGCTGTTCATGCTGGCCGGCGGCGTTCCCCTGCTGGTCGCCTTCATCCTGCTGGCTCTGAACAACGCGAGCGAGGCCGGATCGCCCGCTCGGCTGGGGCTCTCGTTCGATTATCTGAACCTGTTGCAAACGCCGATCCCCCTGGAACAGCAAACGGTGATCTTCCTCCTGCTGTTGCTGGGCTTCGGCATCAAAGCTCCGTTTTTCCCGTTCCATGTCTGGCTGCCCAACGTGGCGTTGGAAGGTCCGGTGGGAGTGAGCGCCCTGCTGATGGGGCTGAAACTGGGCCTGTTCGGCATCCTCCGTTACGCCGTGCCCTTGGCTCCGCAAGCGGCCAACCACTGCCGCGGATTATTGATCGCCCTGGGTGTCGCGGGCGCCTTGTACGGCGCCTTGCTGGCGCTGCGGCAAAGCAATCTGAGACGGTTGCTCGCCTATTCGGGCGTGAGCCATGTCGGCTTCGTCATGATAGGCGTCGCCGCGCTGAATCTGCAGGGATTGCAAGGGGCGGTCTTTCAACTGGTCAATTTCGGCATCGTCTCCAGCGGGCTCATGTTGATCGCGGGCTTCCTCCAGCGCCGTCTCGGTTCCACCGACCTGGCTAGCCTGGGCGGCATCGCCAGGCCCATGCCCAGGCTGGCCGCCTTGTTTTTCGTGCTGGGGCTCGCCAGCCTGGGGGTGCCGGGCACCAACGGTTTCGCCGCGGAACACCTGATCCTCATCGGCGCGTTCAGGTCACAGACCGGGCTGGGCCTGGCCGGCCTACTGGCCGTCATACTGGGGGCGGCCTATTTCTTGGATTATTACCGCCGGGCTTTCCTGGGCCCGGTCGTCCGGCCGGGTGTGGCAAACGCAGCCGATCTGCTCCCGCGGGAACTCTGGCTGGCCGGCACCTTGGCCGTGATGTCCCTGCTGCTCGGACTGTTTCCGCTAGGTCTGCTCAGGCTCAGCGAGCAGCCGTTGACCACCCTGGTGGCACGCCTCGAAACGGGTACGCCGATTACCCTGGCCGACGCCATTCAAGACAGGGGCCACCCGACCTTAAAGCCTTGA